From Impatiens glandulifera chromosome 7, dImpGla2.1, whole genome shotgun sequence:
TTATGTGTCaataaaagttgtttattaTCTTTCAAAACCTTAATTAAAACTGTTGTTATTATTGGTTCAAACTTAAATGACTTTACTTATAAGTTTCTGTGTGCATGTTTTTCATGTGTTGTCTTTTTGTATGGATCGATGATGGTGAGTagtgttttgaatattttatgtTTGGATCTACataaatctatatttttattatgttttgcTAGTCATTCAAATAAATCtctaaacaaattaataaaaagtcacattcaattttaaaatgattttgtaaTGATGATGCAAATCCTAATTTTTTAACCCACTTAGCAAAActgtgaaaaaaataacaaattaattttgtaaagaaaaaaaaaaatcaaaatctcattCTTACAAATAggataaatgtttttatttaaaaatgataataataaatatgaattcaattcctattaaaaaaataaataaattagaagtcATAATTGGACCATATATATTCGACtagtaaaaaaaacttttgtaaCCAATATCAGTAAGATGGTTACAAATAATAAACTTTCTATAGCTTCATCAATAATGGCCTTCATTAATGACTTTGACCTTTATTGATGCCATTTTTCTATCGTGTTAGAATTAATAAGGTAATTCAAATGCTTATTTGTAAAGTAAACTTtggttaaaaataatcttatattaGTCCTAATTTTGGATAGCCAAATATGATCTAAACTAAAATGACAAATGTTTTTATAACCAATTTGATGTGTTTATACTTATACAAAATTTCTTTACTATAGAATGAATTTGcaatttttaagttaaatttctTTAGTAAACTTAGAAATGAGATCAAGTAATAAAACTTTTTCTTAAAATggttcatttatattaaaaatgatatgaaaaataataataaaataaatattatcaaactCAAGAAAAATGAATAACTTCCCGACCCActacattattataattatgaattatacatATCAAATGATTACGATAAGTTCTCTCAGACTAGATAGCCCACTAAAAAACTATctacacaaataaaaaattgataagaaTTTATATATGACTTTCTACTGATATATCTTGACTACATCTACGCAAATCAAGAAAttgattagaatattaaaattaacgATGACTACATGTACACGCAAATCAAGGAAATATAAGACTTTTTATCAAGATATATCAACAGAaactcaataattttaaaattcttatcaTTTTCTTGATTTGTGTAGATATAATCAATATacgttaataaaaaataggtaaTTTCAAAATTCTAATCATTTTCTTGATTTGCGTAAgttaagatatatattaaaaaagtcgataattttaattttattgatttgcgctaatattaattattaagatagattaaaggaatgtccttattcaatattctaatcaatttatttaagtaagtttagcaaaaatatatcaataaaaaagtatttgagATAGATatacaaacttaaaaaaaaaaatgaaaaataataatttgatatgaactcatcttatattatatatttgggGTGGATATTTAATGGATAGAAGCCGCCAAAATCATGTGTGTTCATCCTCACACGCATTGCACGCCTCATTTCTACAGCAATAACGCACACCCAAAATAATCTgaattctaaatttatattatttttcacataCATACAATTGTTCATCGTCAAGTCAAAACCTTTAATGATTCTGGATAATCTTCAAACCTAAACATGCTTTCCAAATTTGCAGTAACCCATCTGGGATCTTTGCCTAACTTCCGTCTAATCCCATCTAATCATCAATCGATTAAGTGCTGTGAGAAAACGAGCTCTGCTCCTTCTCCTCCAGACAACAAGTTTCGATTTAAGTTCAGAGGTCAATCTCTGAAAGACAACAGATGGAATTTTAAGGATATCGACACTAGTAAGTACTCTCCCTAACTTTctgattgtttttatttgaaaagttgATTAATTCAGTCAAGGGTAAGATACAGAAGAAATATTCATCATCCTTATCTGAATACTTATTTAGTTTAAGGGGCTAATTCTAGCTTCATCTCTACAATTTGGATTTCATTATTACCTTTGTTGGGCTAAACATTTTCCTCCATGACAGATGCTGTGCAAGAAACTGTAAATCAATGGGTGTCAAAGACCCAACACTTCTTAAGTGAAGTAACGTCTCCTTTGACAAAAACTGTACAGGACAGAAAGCCTAAACCTGAAGCAACATTAGATATTCAAGATTTTGAGGATTTCTTCAGATCAGAACAAACTGTAGATGGGAGAATGCCAAATGGGAATCTTTCTTTGTCTGCTATTGTTTCTATAGAGCAATTCAGCAGGTAAATGTCACTTGTAAAGTGTTTACTTATCTGAATGGTAATTGGTGTTGGCTTTTGATGTCGGCCATGAAACAGGTTGAATGGCTTGACCGGGAAGAAGATGCAGAATATATTTAAGGCTCTTGTTCCTAGGTCTGTATATAATGATGCTCGTTATTTGGTGGAGTATTGTTGTTTTAGGTTCCTGTCAAGAGATAATTCTGAAATTCATCCATGTCTCAAGGTATGTGAACTAGATTATTCGTTTTCATTCTAAATGGCCAACATCAATAATATTAGTTTCAGAATCTCATGGTAAATTCTGCTGACAAACCTAGAATCTCTGTAAACATGAATGTCTATGTGTTCAGCTTCTTCTGAGAAAGCTTTGAGATTTTAAAAACTCGTCTTCAATGATGTTTACAGGATCAAGCATTTCGTAGACTGCTTTTCATTACAATGATTGCATGGGAAAACCCTTATATTGAAGGAAAAGAGTATGCAACTTCCTCGTCTGAAAAGGCTAATTTGCAGGTACTTTTTTCCTATTGGTTTCATCATTTGAACTGAGAATTTGAGAATACATTCTCTCTACTACATCTATGTGACATAATTGTGTTTTACTTTGAAGtcttttaaagaaaaacatcaaaaagtGTAGTAGAGGCAAAGATCGCGTGAAGTGTAGAATGGTTTACCTTGAAATTAAGTGTAGACGAGAACATAATTTTGCCAGCGTAGCCTTTACTCCTTTTATAAAAGTTCGAAGTTGTATTATAGTTGtagaaaattaaagagaaatttCTATTATCTAGAACGTGTTAACTTAGATAATAGACATCatctattatttatatcaaaatgTATTAGGTATTATAATCAAATTCAGTAAGATacaattatcttaaattttatcatatacTATTCCaatcttataattataagtGGCTTTCTTCTTTCATCGCCCCTTTCCCTTTCGCCCAAATATAAGTCTCATATTCCAACACTCCCTCTCAAGTCCAAGCTAATTACTTTTTTGATTGACATGGGTTTgcaatataacataaataattttaggcGACATTAGCATTGATTCATCTCCCACTGTTGGccttttctcattttgtataggTTTCGTTTATGCATCTTAAGACATTGTCTCTAGTTGTTGCTCTATCTCAAATTACTTTGCCTCTATCATGCCTTGTCTGAGtagatttcattattttttatttttgtgaaaagggtcaactttttattaataaagaatgCAAGAAGTGCTCAGAGATTACAAAGGGAAAGTgaggagaaaagagagaaaacaaCACAAAGTTAGATGCCAATAAGATCGGAAAATTCCCATCCCGTACAAACCCCTATTTTCCTTATTGATGCAAACGCATGAAACTACAGTTGAAAAATGCAGATTCTCTTTTGCTGAGCCCACATTTGAAAACATGCTGAATTAGGAGGCATAGGTCAAACAATTATCATCCCGTACAAACCCTTGTTTCTAGCTACTTCTTTCTTTTCCATAAGTGGAGATAGAATTAGGAGTCCTGTTTGTATATTATGAATGTTTCTCTATTTGGTATATGTAAAAATTgttaatgaatgaatgaaataaGTTGAGGCAAAAGATTGGAGTAGTGAAAACCTCCACCGATGGTTATGACGATATAGATGTCACCTACTTATAGGAGGTAAtaataccataataaaatgtaatcaTTTAGATATTATATGACGAgatattattcaaatatcaaTTCTAAGACTTTACTCAGATATAGTGAAGTTATGGAAAAAGATCAGTGATGGGAGTTGAAAAGTACTTAATTTTTCATGAACTAGTAATCATATCAAAAACTTGAGATGAAGTGTTCAAGACCATTAGTTTTCTACAGAAACTACAGATAACAGTTTGGTGGTTTAACTGCATTCACCATGACCAATATTGAAATATCTAGCTGTGATAAAAGTCTTTCATCAGTCAATACGGAAAAGGCactaattatgtttttttcttctatttatttggttaaaatCCGTGCTGAAAAAATGTATGATGCTTGAACCATTTTAGTTGTGCTCTTTTCTTATCACTTAGTTTATAAGTAGTTAGTTCAAGTTCGAATTACCAAaatgatttcatttttttaattaagaaaagcATGTTATACGTAAAAGTGGTAGAAATGAAATAAAGGGGGTATTAGTAATCTGCTAGTTTTACATTTTCCATAAACTGGTGTTGGGCACAATAAATGCTAAATCATGTGCTTTTGTGACCTTGAAGAGGAGGCTGGTAAGAGAAGAGGCATTTGTTCGCATTGCTCCTTCTATCTCTGGTGTGGCTGATTGGCCCACAGCGCATAATCTTTTCAATGCTTTGGCTGGTGAAGAACGGGGCATCTCTTTTAGTATATGGTCTGCATATATTGATGAACTACTCAAGTGAGTGTCCATTTCTTTTAATTCTCATAAAGTCATCAACCATgaaatttaatatgaaattcCCAAATTTTCCATTTGATTTCATCAGGCGAAAATTACAATTtaggaaaaatatttataatgtctTTTCAGTTAGATCATTCACATTctgaaataatttatcaaacgtgtttgtttggtttattcTTCTAAGATCTAGCTTATAGGCACCATTACTGAATTGTTTGAGacatatctttatttttaaataaatggatTCTGATTGTGCTGATCATTTATTCAATTGAGCTTTCTTTATACAGAGTGCATGAAGGACGTAAATCTTACCAATTTGAAGATGCTCAATTCTCCGGTGAGAAAGTCTTGTGCCGTGGTTCTAGCAGAAAACAGCCTGTTCTTAAGTGGGATAAGAACATGGCATGGCCAGGGAAACTTACTTTAACTGACAAGGCCCTCTATTTTGAGGTACTTATTCAGCTTCACATGAGCAGAAGGATAAGTTATTTACTTTCTATATATAAAGATGGattgatttttcaatttaatttggCCTTCTTTACAGCTAATGTGTTACCTAGTAATATGATTATGTATATTTGAAAGCCAGAGTAGTTAAGCGGCGTACTCTACAGATAATACTTAGTTTTCTTAAATGTTAAATTTGGATTAATTATACAACAATGTTTATTGTAAGTCTTAAGCACGTGATGTGAACGTTGCCATCAAACGTTGAATTGGCCTTCATATATGTTGATTATGAGATAACCTTGTTTTGAATTGTTTCGTATGtgacaaatttgaaatcaaATGTAGAATAAGCATAGTTTCCATGCTAAAGTGGATCCAAACTGGCCATATCTCTAAATCCTCTATCCTTTCTCTTAACTGTCTTTATATAGGTTATACATGGTTTCCTTTCTTCCAGATTATCTGATATTAATGTCTCTTTtgttttttgggatttttaatgaAGCTTTTCTTAGAAAAAAGAGAAGGTTATACACAACATGGtcttgtttgaattttttttcatatgtgAGGCTTGGCACAATCCTCTCTGAATATGGAGGACATGTTGCATCTTCAGTGCCAAAACACcttatttaagaaatttaatgTACAAATCCTTCTTAAAACTGCAggtcttacttttttttttggtttgtcATACATTTTGCTCTATGAGATAGTTGATTTCAGATTAATCTTATGACAGTGGGCAGGCTTGGTGGGTGATCAAAGTGCTATACGGATGGATCTTTTTAAACATGGTTTAAAGGTGGAGAAAACAAGAGTTGGACCACTAGGATCTGATATTTTTGATTCTGCAGTTTCTGTTTCTTCTGGTGCGGAGTAAGCTTCATTGTACCATTCTCCCTAAACCCTCTCTGAcaataaacattttcaaaataatgaatGCTACCCTTAAGAACTTATTTGATCttggttatttgagttttttcaaaaaatcttttATCATCACATTTCCTTTCAACCGTCATATCACTTGatttattatctaaaatatcaaaatattcttactCTACctcttacaaaattaattttaaatataaaatgacattttagTAATTTACCCCAAATAACTCACTGTTTCATCAAACgagattttttcaaataatccaaagaTCAAAAAAGCTCTAAATGATTGGCAAGCTTTTAAATGAACGTTACTTCTGAATAGGTCCAATAAAGTGGGTACTTGAATTTGTTGATTTGGGAGGAGAAATGAGACGAGATGTGTGGTACGCAATCATATCTGAAGTTGTCGCGCTCCACAAATTTGTTCATGAATTTGAACCTCAGGATTCTGACGAATCCATAAATCGCGTGTATGGTGCTCATAAAGGGAAAGAAAGAGCCACTGCATATGCTATTAACGGCATTGCAAGACTTCAGGCTCTTCAATCTATGAGAAAGCTTTTGGACGATCCCATTAAGCTAGTTCTCTTCTCGGACCTGCAAAGTGCACCCTATGGCCACGTTGTGTGTCAAGCTCTTGCGGTTAATTGTTGGGGCGGTCAAATGGTGACAAGAGTAGCAGCTATTGGGAACAAGGGTGTAGgcaattatcataataataatccCAATGCAGTTTCCGAAAGGAAAgatcatgtttttgacatagaCGGGAGCGTTTATCTTAGAAACTGGATGACGTCTCCATCGTGGACATCTAAGGCTTCGGTTGCTTTTTGGAAGAATTCTTCCGAAAGACTTGGAGGAGTCGTGTTGAATAAAAATCTTGTTGTTGCTGACATGAATTTGCTAGAGAAGTCATCTGTTTCTTGGAAAAATAGGTGCCGAGAAGTTGAAAAAACGCAGGCTACAATTGATGCTGCTACTCTTGAAGGAATATCCAGTAATATTGATCTTTTCAAGGTCAGTTTTCTATTTCTGAATTGTTTCATTATTTCGGTCAAGCATCCAGTAAAAGAGAATGGATGTTTCCAAATTACCACTTTTCCAATAGGAAGTTGAGCTCGAATGATGTAGATTTGATggttaaaagttaaaagaatATCTTATTAGAGATTTCTTTTTTGAAACCCCAAATAACTCAACATCAGACAAGCTCCTAGGCCTTAAGCAACTTAGAAATAGCAACTCTTTAACACAAACACCTTATGTTTTTGGATCTGAATCCGGATACAGATGAGAAACCGCAAACAAAATCCAAAAATCTGTGTTTGTCTaagtttttgttttcaaatgtgATCTCATTGTGCTCCATTCAAAAACATTGGAATGTTCTTGAACTGAAGCTCACATATATGTCATCATTATCTCATATATTTGCTTTTAAATTAACAAGTCTGGTGTTGATTTAGCTGATTTTGCTTCTAATGGAATCCTTTCTTCCTCAGGAGCTTGTTCTTCCCTTGACTATTATAGTCAATAATGTCGAAAAACTTAGACGCTGGGAGGAACCACATGTAACTGCTACATTTTTGGCGTTCACATATATAGTCATTTTCAGGTAAAAGTATATCGCTTTTCCCAGAAACAAGTTacaatctttttaaaaaaataaaataattgctAATTGCATGATTTGGTATATGTTATGACAGAGACATGTTATCATTTATATTCCCTATAATGTTGATGGGATTCGCATCTGGCATGTTATTACTAAAAGGGCTGAGGGAACAAGGCCGGCTTGGTAGATTTTTCGGAAAAGTTACTATTCGAGATCAGCCACCATCCAATACAATTCAAAAGATCATAGCTGTGAAAGAGGCTATTCGCGAGGTTGAAAGATTCCTTCAGAATGTGAACGTTTCACTCTTGAAATTTCGCTCGATTATTCTTGCAGGCCACTCACAggtatcaaaataaaatagttcTGTGGGTGTTTCATTAAAGAAAGATGCCAATCTATCCTTTTagggtttttaatttttttgctCTTAAAACCAGATAACAACAGAAGCAGCCGCGATCTTGCTGATGGGTTCAGCGATCCTACTGTTCGTCCCATTCAAGTACACATTAGCGTTTGTTGTATTTGATCTATTCACTCGGGAGCTTGAGTTTCGTCAGCAAATGGTGATGCGGTTCATGGCTATTTTAAAGGAGCGATGGGATGCAATCCCGGCTCTGCCAGTTGTTGTGTTACCATACAAAGGAAACGAAGGTAGGGCGGCTAATAACCAATTGAAAGAACCTGATGAAAGCATTAACCCAGAGTCGTCTTGGGGCAGCAACATCTAGTCTGGTCTAAGGTAAGCTTGAAGTTCTAAGATGGTTGGTTGAATAAGATTGTTACTTTATAAACGTGGATAACAACATAGGCTGAATTCTTGATAAAAAATCCTCTCATAGTTTGAAATAGAACTGTTCTATGtatataattacatttttatgATAAATGCCCAAATTTAGGAACCTTGTGCATGTTTGTACAACACTCTTTTGGTTCAGATTTTACCCGATTTGTATAtctgaaagaaaataaaaatctatgTTGTATCCTTTCAATACCAATATCCATCACTATACAAACTAATTGTGCTAATCGAATTTTCCACCCTACATTATTTACATAGTAAGAAGGCTGTGGAAGCTACTCGTAGGCAAATATAAATTCATCCGTCTCTTACCCTCGGTTCTAGACCAACAGAGGTTCAATGCTCTTTACAGGCCGACCGATCCTAGAGTGAGTCGAGTTAGGCATCCGCAATCTCTTTGGACCCCTTAAGAAAACACAGCTCTATATTAGAGTTAAACTTAGAATCTTAATAACActaagttttatataaatattgatgggacatataaaaataattctcagaaaataaaattataattgcaTTTTGCTTCAAATTTTGGAAAAGGAGTacattagtttatatatatccttattattgatgtttttgaaataattagtaaataaatcTAATGTAATATATTTGAGTAAATAAACAATACATTTTAGCTAGGGTTGCAAATTTGTCAATCCGAACCTAAGCTAAGTTACAAATGTGTATTAAGTCAGCTTAATCtcgattaattatttattaatttaattgagttcgagctcgaatGTTTACATAAAAGTTCGgttcaaaaatttgaaaaaaaatgaaatttcaaatataagtaaaagaaaaaatatttattttaaattttaatattaaaaaataataatttataattgcTAGAAAAACTCCTACCTATTTTCCATTCGGAAATCCATTTTTCTGTCCAGAGATAAACCACTTCCCCGGCCTCCTGGTCTCGACTATTCTTCTGTCTATTTCACCGATACGAAATGATTCTAACAAGATAGCAAACAAAGGTTAGTTTATCTAGAAAAATAGAAGAAGATAAGACTGCCCTATGGTTTGGGTAAATAGCGCGCCGATTCTCGTTCTTTGGACCAACCTATGACTAAACAAAAAGGAGTCCGTCACTCTTTTTCACATACACCGGGAGAAAAGGTGACCAGTCACACAAGTCTTCTACAGTCATTGAAGAGATTGTCGATCACCAGACTGACTATTTAAATGTAAACATGGTTACGATCATCCTCATTCCGCCCGCTGGCCTATTGGGATAGCATCGTTGCCTGCTCTTTCTAATAAAGAATTCCGGCTCGGCCTGGGAAAGCGCTGGCAAAGAAAGGAAGGGGTCCATGTAGCTGCTGCGTCCGCCCCTTCTTAGTCAATGGGGCAGCAGGGATTAACTTAACAGAAGTATTATATGGGTGAGGATCTATTGTCTCAAATGAAGCTATCCCTTACTgtcttatttatcaaaaataacataattttaataaattagacaaataaaaaattatatatatgaaataaattctaaatcaaacattaaactCTAAATTGTAAACCTtacctaattatatatatgacattttat
This genomic window contains:
- the LOC124944688 gene encoding uncharacterized protein LOC124944688; translation: MLSKFAVTHLGSLPNFRLIPSNHQSIKCCEKTSSAPSPPDNKFRFKFRGQSLKDNRWNFKDIDTNAVQETVNQWVSKTQHFLSEVTSPLTKTVQDRKPKPEATLDIQDFEDFFRSEQTVDGRMPNGNLSLSAIVSIEQFSRLNGLTGKKMQNIFKALVPRSVYNDARYLVEYCCFRFLSRDNSEIHPCLKDQAFRRLLFITMIAWENPYIEGKEYATSSSEKANLQRRLVREEAFVRIAPSISGVADWPTAHNLFNALAGEERGISFSIWSAYIDELLKVHEGRKSYQFEDAQFSGEKVLCRGSSRKQPVLKWDKNMAWPGKLTLTDKALYFEWAGLVGDQSAIRMDLFKHGLKVEKTRVGPLGSDIFDSAVSVSSGPIKWVLEFVDLGGEMRRDVWYAIISEVVALHKFVHEFEPQDSDESINRVYGAHKGKERATAYAINGIARLQALQSMRKLLDDPIKLVLFSDLQSAPYGHVVCQALAVNCWGGQMVTRVAAIGNKGVGNYHNNNPNAVSERKDHVFDIDGSVYLRNWMTSPSWTSKASVAFWKNSSERLGGVVLNKNLVVADMNLLEKSSVSWKNRCREVEKTQATIDAATLEGISSNIDLFKELVLPLTIIVNNVEKLRRWEEPHVTATFLAFTYIVIFRDMLSFIFPIMLMGFASGMLLLKGLREQGRLGRFFGKVTIRDQPPSNTIQKIIAVKEAIREVERFLQNVNVSLLKFRSIILAGHSQITTEAAAILLMGSAILLFVPFKYTLAFVVFDLFTRELEFRQQMVMRFMAILKERWDAIPALPVVVLPYKGNEGRAANNQLKEPDESINPESSWGSNI